A part of Crassostrea angulata isolate pt1a10 chromosome 5, ASM2561291v2, whole genome shotgun sequence genomic DNA contains:
- the LOC128185154 gene encoding uncharacterized protein LOC128185154 — MITILVVLKIICGLVSTNNEASCPESTFSAVYVQSCPRTVDEWREAGNRKNCKQIAHSCTSFEYHCVINAWQNGTLEVCAPSQQIIGKVCAEFNFGGNRIQRNDNTQCQKCPEVYNSSDAFRYPECYDNVKRTEKINKSQSTKQSLDVSSDSYTTRYVSMSSQENVSFHVETKLSVVIGLSVTALFVLVFLIILLAFLCISRCRRQTEENQQTQGIFLIPHCISSRFNSTTGKGCTRVVQSSKSDEESNMISEAQEEKSL, encoded by the exons ATGATTACTATTCTTGTGGTTCTGAAAATAATATGTGGATTGGTTTCAACAAATAATGAG GCAAGTTGTCCCGAGTCAACATTTTCAGCTGTGTATGTGCAATCATGTCCCCGAACAGTCGATGAATGGAGAGAAGCAGGCAATAGAAAAAACTGTAAACAAATTGCACATAGTTGCACATCTTTCGAATACCACTGTGTAATAAATGCATGGCAAAATGGAACTCTTGAAGTATGTGCACCAAGCCAACAGATTATTG GAAAGGTTTGTGCTGAATTTAACTTTGGAGGAAATAGAATACAGCGGAATGATAACACACAATGTCAAAAATGTCCAGAAGTCTACAATTCTAGTGATGCTTTTAGAT ATCCTGAATGTTATGATAATGTGAAGCGTACggaaaagataaataaatcacaAAGTACTAAACAGTCACTAGACGTTAGCAGTGATTCCTACACTACACGATACGTATCGATGTCGTCACAGGAAAACGTGTCATTTCATGTAGAAACAAAGCTAAG TGTGGTGATTGGACTGAGCGTTACGGCGTTATTCGTTTTGGTTTTCCTGATTATCCTCCTTGCTTTTCTCTGTATAAGTCGATGTCGACGACAAACCGAAGAAAACCAACAAACGCAAG GTATATTCCTCATTCCTCACTGTATTTCTTCACGTTTCAACAGCACGACAGGAAAAG gttgcaCAAGAGTCGTCCAAAGCAGCAAGTCTGATGAGGAAAGTAACATGATTTCTGAAGCACAAGAAGAAAAATCCCTCTAA
- the LOC128183380 gene encoding uncharacterized protein LOC128183380 has product MNMAMLNTFLIFAVFYIIVTLAKSRETSCPWSDQVEKVDSCPQTAVEWKEAAARKSCKNILQNCSSLEYHCVINAWKNETIEVCAPKVLIVGKVCAEFNFGGNRIQRNHNATCKKCPKAYHSSNAFMYKECYEYVERSKGFDTSHSNTESPYVNTHAYNKLSDQDDELLPMEGQFNHTKNESSVAGFESRTVIGLSVTVTVTVVTVLIISSVLLLIRRRRIRHHEVYMHVQQ; this is encoded by the exons ATGAATATGGCTATGCTGAACACGTTCCTTATTTTCGCtgttttttatataattgttacACTGGCTAAATCTAGAGAG ACAAGTTGTCCATGGTCAGACCAGGTTGAAAAAGTTGATTCATGTCCACAAACAGCTGTTGAATGGAAAGAAGCAGCCGCTAGGAAAAGctgtaaaaatatattgcaaAACTGCTCCTCACTGGAATACCACTGCGTTATTAATGCATGGAAGAACGAAACGATTGAAGTATGCGCACCCAAAGTCCTTATCGTCG gAAAGGTGTGTGCCGAATTCAATTTTGGAGGAAACAGAATACAGCGGAATCATAATGCAACATGTAAAAAATGCCCCAAAGCATATCACTCCAGTAATGCTTTTATGT ACAAAGAATGTTATGAATACGTTGAGAGGTCAAAAGGATTTGATACATCACACAGTAACACAGAATCACCATATGTAAACACACATGCTTACAATAAATTATCTGATCAAGATGATGAACTATTGCCAATGGAGGGTCAGTTTAATCACACGAAGAATGAATCTTCAGTTGCAGGATTTGAATCAAG GACCGTGATTGGATTAAGCGTGACGGTAACTGTAACTGTGGTAACTGTATTGATTATCTCCTCTGTATTGCTTCTCATTCGTCGACGGCGAATAAGACATCACGAAGTATACATGCATGTTCAACAGTGA
- the LOC128183374 gene encoding uncharacterized protein LOC128183374, with protein sequence MELYRLVFVCLTLIAFSKVFVNSNKCNDNSAATAQIVKSCPQNHKEWIKAAARKGCEQMAPFCSSLEYHCVINAWGNETIEVCAPKLQIVGNNCAEYSQGGKRIQRNGIVPCKNCPSHYFSNETFKYQECYEHVKNAKTSHTTQLTTESISVESTEGKVNQSTSVTPMEISVRLVQNIDNQNTPSHIIIISVCVVIGLAGIIIVFTVKQRSWANKICSHFKRIVLQSEESKMTNQGTFIFFLLRHSFRRNIGYLEVKNGRVYIVHVGYITFVFILTYFVESAIRNVEEGPEVQNCLLEKETQIQDMFYKLNESSDNANSDAFSS encoded by the exons ATGGAACTTTATAGattggtttttgtttgtttgacattaattgcattttctAAG GTTTTTGTGAATTCTAATAAATGCAACGACAACTCAGCAGCAACAGCACAAATAGTGAAATCATGTCCGCAAAACCACAAGGAATGGATCAAAGCAGCTGCAAGGAAAGGCTGTGAACAAATGGCACCCTTTTGTTCATCACTTGAATACCACTGCGTAATTAATGCATGGGGAAATGAAACAATTGAAGTATGTgcccccaaactgcaaattgtTG GAAATAATTGTGCTGAATATAGTCAAGGCGGGAAAAGAATTCAACGCAACGGAATTGTACCATGCAAAAACTGCCCGTCTCATTACTTTTcaaatgaaactttcaaat ATCAAGAATGTTATGAGCACGtcaaaaatgcaaaaacatCACATACAACACAACTGACAACCGAATCGATATCAGTCGAATCAACTGAAGGAAAAGTTAACCAATCTACATCAGTAACTCCTATGGAGATTTCAGTACGACTAGTTCAAAATATTGATAACCAAAATACACCGAGTCATAT CATCATCATTAGTGTGTGTGTGGTCATCGGTTTAGCTGGCataataattgttttcacagtTAAACAACGATCATGGGCAAATAAAATTTGCTCTCATTTTAAAA GAATAGTTTTACAAAGTGAAGAATCAAAAATGACAAATCAAGgtacgtttattttttttcttcttcgtCATTCATTTAGAAGAAACATTGGATATTTAGAGGTGAAAAATGGACGtgtatatattgtacatgttgGATATATTACATTCGTATTTATATTAACTTATTTTGTAGAATCTGCTATTAGAAATGTCGAGGAAGGCCCCGAAGTACAAAATTGTTTACTGGAAAAGGAAACGCAAATACAGGACATGTTCTATAAACTGAATGAATCTTCAGACAATGCCAATTCAGATGCATTCTCAAGCTGA